In Electrophorus electricus isolate fEleEle1 chromosome 1, fEleEle1.pri, whole genome shotgun sequence, a single window of DNA contains:
- the sun1 gene encoding SUN domain-containing protein 1 isoform X3 — translation MSRRSLRLHTMGGLYGNRSLTENSQNQSVSYSSSTGSSRRSVRSRKLQALSSSQSLSGAQTGQCSVGLSCPEGNPNSDTVLLSSRLEQSTVRHSPAEHSYTGSEQNAEIKRWSKMSMLSSTPLNGSASITETNSRVENGYICQRCSVHAEREEDLTGPSSLSTASVSQSEDCVDATSSISTVYSLDKLRKHQTGFLASVSTTCVHYSRRVFTSIVSVMTLLFQNVFHVGHQAKGHERKGVFLSVSNSVRVVCSWLVARGTMLKQTAFRRTRYRANDYHSSAHSSYCGSVNVKDLETRDDQMDLTSSLCDDCKGKQYLETHTTHTYSSSSCCLLTALWGLVAYTGYGLQQVGRGLGSAGTFVVRKLLSVLWLAILSPGHALTGAFWWLGTAWYQMVTLMSLVNVFILTRCFPKLLRLIIFLLPFLLLLGLWYLGLTRVIYYLPVLNMTEWRAKISILPSVPFFSLPSLLPTPSYNSEPSSQMERSPLPVTSQPVAASVDSERMARLEQSVAALWESVHQREQQASQQHGEAVELVRALQEQINTQTDKETLGLWVSQLLEPKFDKLRGEIEREASDRAQTQEQNVARQKVHADRLAQLELLLQALTSKTEEVYRRQTDPSAPAAVDVGGSQEDRDTLLAEVQRLEAELGHIRNDLQGVMGCQGKCGQFDTLQETVSTQVREELYTLFYGSEMRHSKDVTLPENLLQWLSSQYTSSSDLHATLATLERSILGNISVQLEQSKSQSSAETVTRTVTHTAGAAGMTEEQVQIIVHNALTLYSQDRTGLVDYALESGGGSILSTRCSETYETKTALMSLFGVPLWYFSQSPRVVIQPDVYPGNCWAFKGSQGYLVIRLSLSVLPTSFCLEHIPKALSPTGNISSAPHHFRVYGLEDEYQEEGKLLGDYAYQEDGESLQTFPVVENNDRAFQIIELRVLSNWGHPEYTCIYRFRVHGDPSIK, via the exons ATGTCCCGCCGAAGCCTGCGATTACACACCATGGGAGGTCTCTATGGCAACAGAAGCCTAACGGAGAACTCCCAAAATCAGAGTGTCAgttacagcagcagcactggCTCCAGTAGGAG GTCTGTGAGAAGCAGAAAGCTGCAAGCTTTGTCCAGCTCCCAGTCTCTGTCTGGGGCTCAGACGGGCCAGTGCAGCGTTGGCCTGAGCTGCCCTGAGGGAAATCCCAACTCTGATACTGTGCTGTTGTCTAGCCGGCTGGAGCAGTCCACTGTCAGACACAGCCCTGCAGAACACAGCTACACAG GCTCAGAGCAAAATGCTGAGATTAAGA GATGGAGTAAAATGTCAATGCTAAGCTCCACACCTTTGAATGGTTCCGCTAGCATAACAGAGACCAACAGCAGGGTGGAGAACGGCTACATCTGTCAACGCTGCTCTGTTCAcgcagagagggaggaggaccTTACAGGCCCTTCTTCACTGTCTACCGCCTCAGTGTCTCAGTCAGAAGACTGTGTGGATGCCACCTCATCCATCTCAACTGTGTACAGTTTAGACAAGCTCCGCAAGCACCAGACCG GGTTCCTGGCATCAGTCTCCACTACTTGTGTCCACTACAGCAGACGGGTCTTCACCTCCATAGTGTCAGTAATGACACTcctatttcaaaatgttttccatgTAGGCCACCAGGCCAAAGGTCATGAAAGAAAAG GTGTATTCCTGTCAGTCTCAAACTCAGTGAGAGTTGTGTGCTCCTGGCTTGTGGCCAGAGGGACCATGTTAAAACAGACTGCTTTCCGGAGGACCCGTTACAGGGCAAATGACTACCATAGCTCAG CTCACTCAAGTTACTGTGGCAGTGTGAACGTGAAAGACCTAGAGACAAGGGATGACCAAATGGATCTCACCAGCTCGTTAT GTGATGATTGTAAAGGGAAGCAGTACTTGGAaacacacacgactcacacatactcctccagctcctgttgTCTGCTTACGGCTCTGTGGGGCCTGGTGGCTTACACAG GTTATGGTTTGCAGCAGGTTGGCAGAGGGTTGGGTTCAGCAGGAACATTTGTGGTTCGGAAGCTGCTGTCTGTTCTGTGGTTGGCCATACTGTCTCCAG GGCATGCTCTGACTGGAGCCTTCTGGTGGCTCGGAACAGCTTGGTACCAGATGGTGACCTTGATGTCTCTGGTCAATGTCTTTATCCTGACCAG GTGCTTCCCTAAACTGCTAAGGCTGATAATATTTCTGCTACCATTCCTGCTGCTGTTGG GTTTATGGTATTTGGGGCTGACCAGAGTAATCTACTATCTCCCAGTTCTAAATATGACTGAGTGGAGAGCAAAGATCTCTATTTTGCCATCAGTGCCAttcttctccctcccttctctacTACCTACACCCTCCTACAACTCTGAACCTTCCTCGCAAATGGAGCGCAGCCCACTCCCTGTCACCTCCCAG cCTGTAGCAGCGTCAGTAGACAGTGAGAGAATGGCCCGGTTAGAGCAGAGCGTGGCTGCACTGTGGGAGTCTGTCCATCAGAGGGAGCAGCAGGCATCACAGCAGCATGGTGAGGCTGTTGAGCTCGTCCGCGCCCTACAagagcagataaacacacagacagacaaagagactcTGGGACTTTGGGTCTCACAACTACTGGAGCCAAAATTTGACAAGCTCAGAGGAGAGATTGAGAGGGAGGCTTCAGACAGAGCACAG ACTCAGGAGCAGAATGTGGCGCGTCAGAAGGTCCATGCAGATCGCTTGGCTCAGCTTGAGCTCCTCCTCCAGGCCCTGACTTCCAAAACCGAG GAGGTGTATCGGAGACAAACAGACCCATCTGCTCCAGCTGCTGTGGA TGTGGGAGGGAGCCAAGAGGACCGTGATACATTGCTTGCAGAGGTGCAGAGGTTGGAAGCAGAACTAGGACATATCAGAAACGACCTGCAAGGGGTGATGGGATGTCAAGGGAAATGTGGCCAATTTGACACATTGCAAGAAACA GTGTCCACTCAGGTGAGAGAAGAGCTGTACACCTTGTTCTACGGAAGTGAAATGAGACATAGCAAGGACGTAACGCTTCCTGAGAATCTATTACAGTGGCTGTCTTCTCAGTACACCAGCTCATCTGACCTTCATGCTACCCTTGCCACCCTGGAGCGCAGCATTCTGGGAAACATATCTGTTCAGCTTGAGCAGAGCAAATCTCAGAGCTCTGCTGAAACAGTCACTCGGACAGTCACTCACACTGCTGGTGCTGCTGGAATGACAGAGGAG CAAGTGCAGATAATAGTGCATAATGCACTGACACTGTACTCGCAGGACCGCACGGGCCTGGTAGACTACGCCCTGGAGTCCGGAG gggGAAGCATCCTGAGTACACGTTGTTCAGAGACGTATGAGACAAAAACAGCACTGATGAGCTTATTCGGTGTCCCGCTGTGGTATTTCTCCCAATCTCCTCGCGTCGTCATCCAG ccAGATGTGTACCCAGGTAACTGCTGGGCATTTAAAGGTTCCCAGGGTTACCTGGTTATTAGGCTGTCTCTGAGTGTTCTGCCTACATCCTTCTGCCTGGAACACATCCCCAAAGCCCTGTCTCCCACTGGCAACATCAGCAGTGCTCCACACCACTTTAGAGTATAT GGGCTGGAAGATGAATATCAGGAGGAGGGAAAGCTTCTAGGTGACTACGCCTACCAAGAAGATGGAGAATCTCTGCAGACCTTCCCTGTTGTG GAGAACAATGACAGAGCGTTCCAGATCATTGAGCTGAGAGTACTGTCCAACTGGGGTCACCCTGAGTACACTTGTATCTATCGTTTCAGAGTTCATGGAGACCCttccattaaataa